From the genome of Nicotiana sylvestris chromosome 2, ASM39365v2, whole genome shotgun sequence, one region includes:
- the LOC138885605 gene encoding uncharacterized protein, with product MPEPVVPKAKAPMTRSPSPNPQRLTKQNSENQFKTFIDMMRRLSINVPLVEDLEQMLGYEKFMNDLVTKKRSMNCETIKMIHQVSAIVHSMASKLEVLGAFTIPCTIGSADFAKTLCDLGGSFNLMPYSVIKNLGIGKPRPISMRLQMADRKMKRPLSIIDDVLVHVDKFILPADFMILDYEVDYEMPIILDGPFHATGKALVDVEAGDLTFRVGDEKVVFYVCKSMRQQNSNKVCLFMDLVIDVIVDDASATMNVEDKMEAVFLNLDDDEENDIYVECVNALVHIVGAIKEEKSNWMDIGGYPRYKPRLLYA from the exons ATGCCAGAACCGGtagtgccaaaggctaaggcaccaatgaCAAGGTCTCCCTCTCCAAACCCTCAAAGGCTTACAAAGCAAAATAGCGAGAACCAATTCAAAacgtttattgacatgatgaggAGATTGTCTATCAATGTACCGTTGGTTGAGGATTTAGAGCAAATGTTGGGCTATGAAAAGTTCATGAATGACTTGGTGACCAAGAAAAGATCGATGAATTGTGAGACTATTAAGATGATACATCAAGTGAGTGctattgtgcactcaatggcttCGAAATTGGAAGTTCTGGGcgctttcacaatcccttgcacTATTGGGAGTGCCGACTTTGCCAAAACTTTATGTGATCTTGGGGGAAGtttcaacttgatgccctattcggtgatcaaaaatttgggaattgggaaaccaagacccatatccatgagattgcaaatggcggatcgtAAAATGAAGAGGCCATtgagtattattgatgatgtgttggttcaTGTTGACAAGTTCATCCTTCCGGCAGACTTTATGATTCTTGATTATGAAGTGGACTATGAGATGCCTATTATTTTGGATGGACCTTTTCAtgctacggggaaggctcttGTTGATGTGGAAGCCGGTGACCTCactttccgggtgggtgatgaaaaggtggtcttctatgtgtgcaaatctatgaggcaacaGAATAGCAATAAAGTTTGTTTGTTCATGGATTTGGTGATCGATGTGATTGTTGATGATGCTAGTGCCACAATGAATGTTGAGGACAAAATGGAAGCCGTGTTTCTCAaccttgatgatgatgaggagaaTGATATCTATGTGGAATGTGTGAATGCATT AGTCCACATTGTGGGTGCTATAAAGGAGGAAAAGAGCAATTGGATGGACATTGGTGGATATCCGaggtataagccccgccttttgtatGCATAA
- the LOC138885606 gene encoding uncharacterized protein, producing the protein MEGVNIMMNKRLQEGQQMQSHLEQFKQDDSGYDQGDSYNEQEKEVQYVNNYQGQRNNAHGQNQQQWQSQGNQGNWNNQGRKGNWSCGNNNQGNWENNNNQDNWNNQGNQGNWGGNNQSNCGGNNQVSWNNNNQGNRGSGFQRPPMFQQSSNPTPYPSQGLSSSNNEMGQIENMFKQMMEKNANSDAQLASHNTSICNLEVQLGQISQALITHPKGTLPSDTVVNPKGGNNMGHAMAVTTRSGKGGEANTSNQRRIVDDDVLVQENETPSNVV; encoded by the coding sequence ATGGAAGGTGTGAATATAATGATGAACAAGAGGCTACAAGAAGGTCAACAAATGCAAAGCCATCTGGAACAATTCAAGCAAGATGATAGTGGGTATGACCAAGGTGATTCGTACAATGAGCAAGAAAAAGAAGTGCAATAtgtcaacaattatcaaggccaaagaaaCAATGCTCACGgacaaaatcaacaacaatggcagtctcaaggaaatcaaggaaattggaacaaccAAGGCCGAAAAGGCAATTGGAGttgtggtaacaacaatcaaggcaattgggAAAATAACAATAATCAAGACAATTGGAATAATCAAGgaaaccaaggcaattggggtggcaacaatcAAAGCAATTGTGGAGGCAACAACCAAGTGAGTTGGAACAATAATAACCAAGGGAATCGGGGGTCGggatttcaaaggcccccaatgtttCAACAATCAAGCAACCCAACTCCGTATCCTTCCCAAGGTCTGAGTTCTTCTAACAATGAAATGGGCCAAATAGAGAATATGTTTaaacaaatgatggagaagaacGCCAACTCCGATGCTCAATTAGCCTCCCACAACACTTCAATTTGCAATCTGGAAGTTCAATTGGGCCAAATCTCGCAAGCTTTGATCACTCATCCTAAGGGGACACTACCTAGTGATACAGtggtaaacccgaagggtgggaacaacatgGGACATGCTATGGCCGTGACTACTAGAAGTGGAAAAGGTGGGGAGGCAaacacctcaaatcaaagaagaattgtggatgatgatgtgttggtgcaagaAAATGAAACTCCAAGCAATGTGGTTTAA